CAAATACAGCATAATTCTTCTTCTCAATTTAGCTGCAACAGACATTGCAATTAGGCAATTTTCAGATACCATACAGGTATTGGCAAATGATCAAACATTTTCAGTTCATCTATTTTCTCAGAAATCAAATCAACAAATTTGCTAGAGCAAAATCTTAAACCCAGTAATTTTCTTCATAAATAGTACTTTTAAAACTTTAAAATACTCACGAATACAGGATTGCTATTAGATTAACTCAAGCTTAACTCACCGGCGAATATGTCAGCAGCTGCGTTCAACCCACTATGAAGAAACTCAAAAGTGGCCTCGAGCTGGGAAGAGACAATGAGAAGGAAATTGAAGATGAAAAGAAAAACGGCACCGTTTAGAAACAATTATCAGGCCCAGGAGGAAGATCCAACAGTTCATCAAACTGGGCCTGACGGTCCAAAAATGTCTGGGATCTTTGGGCCAGTCCAAGATTgaacaattaaatataaattaatgctCAAATTTTGATTTAGAAAAATGGTATTTTTTGTTCATTGAATGAAAGTTTAATACGTTAAGTAATAATTTGTGAGTTATAAGGGGTAGTTTTTTTTTTGAACTAGGAAATTACTTGTGTTAATACACGTAAatactaataattttaatttatatattttttaattttaatatataacaataatataatattttaaattttttattaattattttaaattttatttttattaattttatttctcaaacattttaattaagatttcataatataaataattaaaatttatctatatataatatCAATATAAATGTATGTaattaatatatgttaatatattataagttacCTTATAATAATAtctacttattataatattaatagaataattattaaataatttataaattatatataataaagaaTATTACGTGACAATATTATAAAAGAGAATATCATGTATAAAACTATTCAAAATACTTTTTTTGCTTTATATAggtatataaataataaatttcataataattaatggaatgattcaaacttaaaaatctctctatttttttacattttaaagataaaagaaaattaataaattactcAATTATAAGGATGGTATATATTTGAATGTGGCATGTTCCAGCAATATGCATTAATTTAGAGAGAGACCTAATTAAGTAGCTAAGATTGCAAAATAATCTGAACTAATCACAACaagatattttggtaatcatTCTCTTTGATCTTCCATAGACATATTGGCAGCAACATAAGATCATAATTTAGAGAATTTAGATAACGTAAGCATGTCACCATAAGATGTAACAAAATTATCAACCcatgatatatttttttataattctatGCTTCTCTTAATAGTGTTGCTTTGATTAAATTAACATTGATAAGAAATTAGAATTAATTGCACCAAGTGAAAATTCTCCACATCATCCCAATTTCTtaatcaattattattattatttgtcatGTGGAATTGAGTCTACCAACATTTGGACTGTCTATTTGGACTGATtctataaaataagataaattttgtgttaaaaaataaataataatgaaataatagaaaCAATAGAATAGTCCCCCACAACATTCCCTAGTACCCCACTAGACTTGAAACTTCCATGAGCAACAGTCCACAAGCTTTTGATATTGTGCGTTAAGAGAGAAGATTCTCTGAAGACCACAAGTGATAGCAGAACTTGGCTGGAATTTTCCATGCACATTCCTGCTTCTTAGGTTTCCATTCATTCCCATGTTTGACTCTCTGCAGTAAAATTTGCTCTCCACTATCACTTTAATCTATGAAACCCACTTATGCCTTTTTTTTTAACCAATTCAACCAGTACTGCTGCAGGCAGTTGCCTGAGTTTTGGCAAATTATAAATTAACTACTaattaactttttcttttgttcttttatgGCAAGTTTGACCCATCAGCCATCACTAGTTGGTGTGgtgatatttaaataaaaattgcaTTGCatatagtttaaaaaaaaaaaaaaaaaaactttagtgATTGATGTGTTGCAATAATTAAGTAAAGTATATTCACAGAACGTGTGGGGGAAAATGAGCGGGTTACTGTGATGAGCTCATATTTGGAATGGCATCATCATTTTTGTCATAGAACATTGCCTGCGTGTTGATTGTTTGAGATATGATGAAGGAGAAGGACACCACCATCACCATGACCATGCCTTTGTTCCACTCGACCAAACTCTCAGCTTTTGAATAGTCTtcagtcatatatatatatatatatatatatatatatatatatatatatatattagcatCCATTACACTACACGTCAAGCACTGGAGGTACTGGTACACATGATTCACCAAAATGGAATATCATGCTCTTTTCAAAGAATCCACTATATATATCCATTAAATGTGATAAAGAAGGGCACTCCCCAGTTCCCACTTTATTATAATATGGGAAAAATGTGAAGGCTATCCTTTGTTTCTGTAAGTTCAGTGATAAGTGTTTTCGTACCAATGAGGGGCATTATTATACTTTCACTAGGTAAATTTAAGGATATGTGTCTTTGTATATTTGGTATGGTGAGTGCCCTAAGAATTAAGTGagcaagaaataaaagaaaaggccAAGAAAACCAAAATGGAGTGAGAGAGATCTTTGTCTGCACATTGTTTGGAGGTGCGTGATGGTCAGCCTTTGATGTGCATAGTTGGATTAGATTTGATGCTTTGGTCCCCTTAGCCcacctcccttctctctctctctctctctctctctgtgattCTTATGCAGACTTTTGCTTTAACGTGCGTGTTGGGTTTCTTTCATGTTTGCCAAATTGGCATTTCTTGTCCGGTGGTAGTGGGGTGGTGAGTGACTGGGTAGGTAggacctacctctacctctaaatTGACCACTACCACTACTGTTACCCAATCCTCATATACCTAGCTTCTTGCCATTCAAGCATTAATTCAATAATCAAATCTCTGTTTCTAACGTCGTCTTTTaaacaattattaaaatattaaaaaaaaaatccacgtTACCCAACTGTGTAGCTTGCTAATTACATTACCATAAGCAATTAAATTGGTCCTGTTTTGGATAGTCATTTGGTGGATTAAGAGGGTGGTCAACCAGCTCTAAAAAATAAACTtatctaattatttatattaacttttaaatttataaattaaatttataagttaaaataaGTAAACTAACGAGATTCAACTTTTTATTTTAgtagtaaaattttaaatttcatatatataaattaatttaattaaatattttattatattttttcatttaatttttaaaatttaatcataaattttatttaatattttttttaataatattaataaaaaatatatttataaattatttttcatcaaATATATTATCTGTCGATCAATCACttataaacactttaattaaatatataattatttaaaattttaaatacttataaatttaaattaatttatatatattaaatacttataaattattttttataaattaaattaaatactttttaaattaattaattaattaattaattcttgaTTACACTTGTTATTTTGCCTATTCACTTTTCTTCGATTATAATATTACGTTTACACTTGACACGTGCCCTGCCCTTTTAAACTCTCTTCTCCCATTTTGGGATTCTAACCCTAGAAAAGGGGGGAGCTAGGAGGGATGTGATTGTCAGTTTATGGAAGACATTCATGCTTGAGGCAATATCATCCGCAAGTAAGAACTTGTGAAGCTTAATTATTAATAATGGCGAATAATTCCTTCAACTGGGAAGGCAGCCACTGGCCCTAACGTGTGCTTGTCCCGTCTTTCGATTATCCTTAGTCTGCATCAAAATGCAAcaaaatatagaaattaattcCCACGTACGacggtggttttttttttttagtatttacAGTCAAgagatattttaaattattttttattatattaaaactaAGAAAATTTGTGTGGTAAATttgttttttataaaataaatcttATTTACTTTATTAATAATTACTATTAAATAAACAGTTAAAATTTAATGGCACACAGTCCTAATTATTAATATGATGATAAATTAATGCTTGGATTAAAGAGAAGATCTTTGAGATTAAAAAGAGTAAAACTGACAGCCAAATCTTAAAGAACTATATCTCCAACCTCCAAAATTATACCTCAAATaaagaatatataaaataaagtgTGTACAGTGAATAGTCGtattaatgaattaccatacaaATCAGCAAAGATCAAAGTTTAAATATTGGGTTTTGGTGTGGGGTGTGGGAGGGGAGTGTGTGCGTGGGCGTGGTGTTGGTGTGGTTTGTGGGGGTGGCTGGGAGTGCTCAAGAATAATGATGGGATGTTAGGGAGGAGAAGAATATCCCTTGAAGGACTACAAAATCCGTTTGTTCCCCAAACTATGCTTTGCTTTTCCCTTCTTTTTCCATTGCAGCTAGCTGAGGTGACCACATGCCTCTGCACCCTTATGCTtctccccctctctctctctctctccccttccTCTGGTCTCTAATCTCTCCCTGACATTGTTAacgttttttcttttttctcaatTTGTTTTTTAAAAGAATCAAGAGTTAAGAATTATAAGCACATACAGCATGCAAGATCTAGGTAATGAGCCCTCGGGAATAAAGAAATAGGGTAATTTTGTGTTTTGAGAGTTGAGACCGAGATGTACAGTAGTCTTTCCACATGGAGCCCTCTTGTCCTTTTTCTCTTGGAATTTTCACATTTCTTTCTAATCTCTAGATTACTATATATGTAATTGAATAGTCTCATTCAAAAAGCCGGTAATACACCAATCTTGAAAATGCTTAATTTGCTACCTCACAAACCTCTGATGTCACTGATCTTAAAGTCATGTCTCCAATGAGTATATAATACACACACATATGCCAATTCAACCAATGGAGCAATGGCTACATGCAAGAAATTAATCTATATGTTGTCCTAGCTTGCTCATTTCATGGGCTAAATTATCTTTTCAAGAATCCGCAACTTCAATCCTTAAAAATTGTCCACTCATTGGAACAACTCTTCAAGCTTCTAATTAAAAATCTTATTCGGACACTCCAGTTTTGCTCAAAAATTGAAATCCCAAAttcaaattggaaataaaagaaaatgttgaATTAATTGAGCTGATCATTTGCAGTATTTGGATGTAGATATGGATATATTTACTGCATTTTTGTATTAaaaaaatatggacatcataagcatatatttttttaaaagaagtCATAAGCATAATTTAAATGGCATAATTAAATTGGAAGTGGGATTTGGTGAGTAGGGTGCATCGGGCATTGGGCTCTGGGGATTCCCTCTATCCACTCACTCATCTATGCATAGCCTAATACAAAAGAATGTTATGTCACGTAGTGATGGCTGTGTAGAGAGTCTCATGTAATGTTCTTTCTTGAACCTCTAAAGATTCACCTGTTGCGAGCTGCTTTACCTCTCTGTCCTTTTCTTGGATTTTGAATGATGTCCCTCCAaacattcttttcttttttaaaaaaagaaaaagttataaataatacttcgttaataaaataatataaccaTTTGcaccaaaagaaaaataataatctaACCATCTATGGTATATGCCCAAATTCCATTTTAACTAAGACCAGAAGAGTGAAGACCCATCACGTGAAATCCTATTTAATATATCACAAGACTCTCTTTTTATGCTAATCTTTCTCTCATCTCTTACACAGTCTCCCAAAATTTCTACCCATCAAGAGAGAGACTCACGTCGCCACCTGCTCTTTGTCTGTTCACTCTTTGTTTCAACGGATTCCATTGTGAGAGAAAATGTTGGGAAACTGTGAGAAGATGGTTGTCATCTCTCCACCTACTAACGAATGGCCACAGGTTCTTTACTCTCTTTCTTTATCAATTATTAGGCAAAGCATGACCCCATTTTTGTTTCTTTGCTTTTGGATGAGAATATGTAACTTGTGTTGTTATTTTTACCCTAAAAACGCCACCCTTGAACTCTTTCTTTtctccttttctttcctttttttttttttttttttttttgctctttgCTGCAGAATCAGATAGATGAGAAAAGCTTGATCCCATCTACAAGTAAACTAATGGAGAAAAGGGGCCAAGAACTATCACAACCACAACACCACCAGCAGCAGCAGCCACAGCAAGCTCTCAAGTGTCCCCGCTGTGACTCCTCTAACACCAAGTTCTGTTACTACAATAACTACAGCTTGTCCCAGCCCAGGCACTTTTGCAAGGCTTGCAAGCGATACTGGACCAGAGGTGGAACCTTGAGGAATGTTCCCGTGGGAGGTGGATGCAGAAAGAACAAGCGTGTGAAGAGGCCTACCACTGCCGTTGAAGGTGCTACTTCAGTCTCTGGTGCTAACCCTAATCCTACTTCCCAAACGCAAGTCGATATTTCTTCAACTTCAAATCACATCAATCCTTTGTTTTATGGGTTACCCACTAACCCAACTGAGATAGATCTCCCATTTCCTGGAAGGTTCACTTCGAGAATCTCATCAATTGTGGATACTGTTTCTGGGTATGATCTCCAACCTCAGCTGAATGCTCTTGCTTTAGGGTTTTCATCAGGAATCATGACAAGTGAAGCTAATGTCTTTAACTCCGCTAAGCAAATCCAAGATGTGGTTACTTCAAGTTCACTGCCTCCAAATTATTCCATCTTTGGTTCCTCTTCTTCCACCACAACTTCTCCAACTATGGCTACTTTGCTTGCCTCTAGCCTTCACCAACAAAAGTTCAGTATCAAAGATATTAGAGCTCCTAACCACTTTCAGACTTTAACACCTTTCGAGGACCTGCAAATGAGTGGCAATTTTGAATCCGGGATCGCTATGAAAGAAGTGAAAATTGAACAAGACAAAAGCAGGTTGGACTGGAATATTCCATGCCAGAACCAGATAGAGCAAATTGGCTTCTCATCATCAGATCCCTCGATTTATTGGAACGCAGCCACAAGCACTGTCGGTGCATGGCATGATCCATCGAATATTGGGTCCTCCGTCACTTCTCTGATCTAGCACAATCAACCGCTATTTCTTTCaattcatctctctctctctctctctctctctctctctctctcttcttttcaatAATCTTGGTCTCTTCAGCTTAGGTTTTCGTTTCTTGATTACTTCTGTTTGAAGTGGAGTTTATGGAGTGGGATTGACATATCAGAAAAGGTCTAAAAAAGGGTAAAGTTCGGTATTAAACAAATTAAAGATGAGAGGAGCTTGGATCGGAGAGATCATGTCAGCTGCAAGAAATCGGCCTACTAGTTTTAGTTTCAAGGTTGAATAAATTCCTATTTGCGCTGAGAGGAACCTCGGATCCTCTTCCATCTCATCAAGTACTCAGCtaccaccatcatcatcatctacACAGTGTTGAAGAAAGGATCAACTATTTGGTGCAGCTTTCTTGTATCAGTGAGTTGGTCTAATTAATTGCTTAATTTGTACGTATATATGCATGACATGTACTCCTTTCTTTCTAATGTACTTGTTATTTGGGTTGGGGTTTGGGGGATATATGTTACAATCCTCTAGATGGAGGCACTGATGAATTTTTGTATTGCTGCTTTTAGTTTTTGTGTTTTAATACTTATTTTTGGGTTTCTGGGGATAAAAGGATTGGATTTGGGTATAAGTGGTATAGAAGAAAGGGGGAGATTTGCATTAATGTGGGTAATTTTGTTTTTGTGGTTATTATTGGGTCTTGGTTAGATCTTGTACGTTCACTTGTTTTTGCACCTCTGATGTTTGTTGGCAattgcaaggaaattattatatcGTGGTTTTGGAAAATTCAAtgttgaaattttcatttttggaacCATAAACTTGAAATGCATTCCCAGTGATCATACGCTAAACTAGCTCACTGTATATTGCGCGTTAGTACGGAGTTAGAGACGGGAATGTTAGGTACATAAATTTAGACTTTATTTAGCTAACAACTGCATGCGATGTTACAGCTTGGATTTTAGTGTGTTATGGCTATAATTCCTAGAACAGTGTACATTCTCACACAAGACATATCAAATGTCACGTAAATCTGAATTTTCTGCCTCGTAAGAATCCAGAACGAAAATAGATTAGCATTCCCtaacttttaaaaaaataagataTATAACCGTTGTGTTGATTCGTGTTTATGATTCATAGACTTCaatttgtttgtttgtttttttttttttttttttggttaaggATAATATTATGGTGACCACAGAGGGATTAAGTGCAAGTCTTGGGAACAGCCACTTCATGCCCTAATGATTTATATTCGTTTCTGGTCAATTAGAATAAGATATAGCACTAGGCAGAATCTAGCTTCGCGTAGTGGCCTCTAAGGTCTTGGCTGCAGAATAATAATGgtctaataatataataatagttTAGCAACCATTTTTATCAGTATTAGGTGACGGCTAAATCTTGCCAATGCTCTATATATTATATGGTCTTATAATTTGGTGCTTAAGTCACTTTCTGGCGTCCCCCTTATCTTTTGGTACATGGCACAAGTATTGCTTAATCACTCTAAATTAGTCTATTTTTTCagctttcaattttaattttagttgaaTATTAGGATGATGAAATGAGATTAATTTAGTTGATTTATAGTCTCTCATCTATACCACTAGCTAGGGGTATATACATATAGAACTCTTACCTCTTCTCCTAAGGTATTTCGATGATTGCCCATTGAGAAAATTCTGGAGAAAGATGAGGGATTGAAGCTTTCACAGTCTTGTGTTATATGCAATAGAAGATACTAAATTAAAGTGAGTATATATATCTACTTTAGAATCTGTACtttttcatttatcacttcttgactttaaaatattatttcttgGAACGTTCTCAAGAGAAATTATTGGGTTAGTATGTATAAGAAGTTTAATAATTCAAATTTTCACAGTAACCGTAGATAGAAGGAAAGAGCGAGGAATTGTGCAGAAAACTAGAAATGGTTGATCCTATATACAAATTTTCCTTTATCTTTTTCTTGTTTTAGTTGCTTGTTAGCAAACAATCTCGTTTGATGATAAAATTTCTTGGAGATAATAATTTCAATTCCAAATCCTTTCCCAATTTTCAGTGCAACATGCAAGCTTGAAACCaatacaaataaaatttatatgttGCAACTTCATTAGCTGGTCGGTTGATGTAGtgcatgagcagttgtatagtgaATTATTGATAGCAATAGTGAGGTGCTGTTCTGCAGAATTCATGTAAGCTAGAAACTGTGTGTACATATGTAATAGTACATATGTGACTACTTTTAGTTTTCTCCTTAATAGTTAAAAAAAAAGGTGATAAATCCAGTACAAACCCATCAACAGAAATTAAAGATTTTACTGTAAAATTTATACGTCTAAGTCATGACTAGTAGTTAAGTGATAGTCTTCCTGCTAATTTCATGGTTACTTGCTCTACCATTTGCCTGAGTACTTGGGGAGCATATTGAATCACTGTTATACAGATTTAGGACAAGGCACATAAATCTCAAACAAGAGCTGAAATTTGTTGGGATATTTAAAGACTCGATTCTTACGTTAGGATTAATAATGCATATAGGTTACTGTATTGGCGTTTTTAGGTGGAGCCACGCCTAAGCTACCAAAGGAATCAGAAGCTCAATGGCCAATACTTTGTCCTAGCTCCAGCTAGCTTCCGTTCAGCTGTATGCTTGTATATATTCGCAATTCCTTCATTCCTAAGGATATGGGTTGGGACCAAGTAACAATAATTGTTACAATTATGTAGAAAGTTTATATCTTTCATTAGTGTTTGGTGATCGGTGCGTCTTATTGACGACTTCAAATCAAATGGAATAGTTATTACCATAATTAATAAGTTTTGTTTAtactaaaaatatataatttgctAGCGGTTGAGTTTGATGCTTTTATCCTTGGGACCACCAAACATAGTGGCACGATGGTAAACGTTTGATGTTGGATATATGCAATCCGCTGTGCACGGTTTTTTAAGAAATTGAATTGAATCGAAGAATCATATCGGATCGATAAAAACTgtattgaattgaaattttttgATACTCTAGTTCCGTTCTAATTTTTCACTAAGAGTCAAATCAAAACTGAATCGAGGatcaaatttatatattaatttttctatattttttaaatgtattatatactttcaatatcattatatatatttatatatgtataaataattatgaattatatacaaactaatattatattttatttttctattttttaaataattttaattataaatacattaaattatcttataattattaattataaatatactattatattatatatatatatatatatatgttaattcttaattatatttgtatcttatacctaaatattgtataattaataactagttaaaatgtatattttattatatacttATACTATTATAGTATAtcatatatttaatcataaattatatatgcacttatagttaaagattatataatttaaagatGGCTAAAAGATatgttatatgatatattatgtattaataatttaattcaaaacttaaatgttaatttaaatatgactttttaagaaaataattatataaaattattttaaaaactgaTAATTGAATAAAAACCatatcgaaccgaaccaaaactgaaaaactaaaaattatattaaattgaaatcaaaacaatgaaaaattgaactgaaaCCCTATCGAAATTTCGATTCGATTCTGATTTTTAGGCAAATTTCAAACCGAATCAAAATCGCACATTCCTAATCTTAGTATGATTCTCATATTATACGTTGAGATTAAATATTGTCTTTGTCTGAAATGTGAATCATTGATCATATGTGAGTTATCTATATCTCaacattttataaatataaatatatatatatatatatatatatatgaaaaataattcaaatatgcattttttattttttattaatgaattttttttctaaattttattaataaattttaatttaataatattaaaattatccttaaaattataaaattttgaatttaaattttaattaaatttaaataaataaaaagtacATTTTTTATCCCAAAACTAAACAATGCGTAGGTGCGCAAAAAAGTATCAATGTCCATTTAAAATTAACatataaaatattgattttcatcattttttttttaaataagaaaagaaatactattttttttaattaaagaattCACATTTGATGAAAAGTATACGGAAGTGGGTTGCTCTGATTCAGGCGTTTTGCACACCGTTTTGGAGATAACTTTTTAAGGGCTCCTTTGCATTATTCAAGCCAATGGATCCAATGGGctgtataatttaatttttttagccTATTTAACTGGTGCAAATTTCTTTTGTCCTGTATAGCTGGCCAtttggggttttttttttttttttaaattaaaaaacaaaaaattgatcATACTAAAAAATTACTCAATAATATATTGTAGTTAAATAACTCATTGAATTTAACTTAAACGATTAAAAACATTAAAAATTAAGCACAGATATTAATTAGATTGAAGTCCTACTTGTTACTATTTGTGCTATATATAATATATGATAAATCTCTTCCCTTTTAGTTAGTTTT
The Hevea brasiliensis isolate MT/VB/25A 57/8 chromosome 18, ASM3005281v1, whole genome shotgun sequence genome window above contains:
- the LOC110631509 gene encoding dof zinc finger protein DOF1.4; this translates as MLGNCEKMVVISPPTNEWPQNQIDEKSLIPSTSKLMEKRGQELSQPQHHQQQQPQQALKCPRCDSSNTKFCYYNNYSLSQPRHFCKACKRYWTRGGTLRNVPVGGGCRKNKRVKRPTTAVEGATSVSGANPNPTSQTQVDISSTSNHINPLFYGLPTNPTEIDLPFPGRFTSRISSIVDTVSGYDLQPQLNALALGFSSGIMTSEANVFNSAKQIQDVVTSSSLPPNYSIFGSSSSTTTSPTMATLLASSLHQQKFSIKDIRAPNHFQTLTPFEDLQMSGNFESGIAMKEVKIEQDKSRLDWNIPCQNQIEQIGFSSSDPSIYWNAATSTVGAWHDPSNIGSSVTSLI